One region of Epilithonimonas zeae genomic DNA includes:
- a CDS encoding sulfate adenylyltransferase subunit 1 — MDILRFITAGSVDDGKSTLIGRLLYDSKNILIDQLEAVERASKFKNDGELDLALLTDGLRAEREQGITIDVAYKYFSTPKRKFIIADAPGHVQYTRNMITGASNSDLIIILIDARNGIIEQTKRHSIIASLLNIPNVVVAINKLDLVNYSEDIFNNIKNDYSKMAEQLSLNNVVYIPISALDGDNIVDKSENLNWYDGKTLLDYLESVELENNINLDKARFPVQYVIRPQTEELHDYRGYAGKISSGIYKVGDSVTILPSGTESKISSIEINQQKVEEAFAPQSVILHLEDDVDISRGDLIVKSDDLPKIEQELEVLVCWMGDKPLKSSSKYLIQNNTTQVKVVIKEIDYKLDVNTLEKQEVEQVSLNEIVKLKLKTAKPLAYDSYKDLASNGGIIFIDESSFVTVGAGLIQ; from the coding sequence ATGGACATATTAAGATTCATCACTGCAGGAAGTGTAGACGACGGAAAAAGCACACTGATAGGCAGATTATTATACGACAGCAAAAATATTCTGATAGACCAATTAGAAGCTGTAGAACGCGCAAGCAAATTCAAAAATGATGGCGAGCTGGATTTGGCTTTGCTGACAGACGGTTTAAGAGCCGAACGCGAACAAGGAATCACCATCGATGTGGCTTACAAATATTTCTCGACGCCGAAACGTAAATTCATTATCGCAGATGCGCCTGGACACGTTCAGTACACCCGAAATATGATTACAGGAGCCAGCAATTCCGATTTGATTATTATCCTGATTGACGCCAGAAACGGAATCATCGAACAAACCAAAAGACATTCGATTATTGCATCATTACTCAATATTCCGAATGTTGTAGTGGCGATTAACAAACTGGATTTGGTTAATTATTCCGAAGACATTTTTAACAATATAAAAAATGACTATTCAAAAATGGCAGAACAGCTGTCTTTGAATAATGTCGTTTATATTCCAATTTCGGCTTTAGATGGTGACAATATCGTTGATAAATCTGAAAACCTGAATTGGTACGACGGAAAAACTTTATTGGATTATCTGGAGTCTGTTGAATTAGAAAACAACATCAATCTGGATAAAGCTAGATTTCCTGTTCAGTACGTGATTCGCCCTCAGACAGAAGAACTCCACGATTATCGTGGTTATGCAGGGAAAATCTCCAGTGGAATCTACAAAGTTGGAGATTCGGTGACGATTTTACCTTCCGGAACCGAGAGTAAGATTTCATCCATTGAAATCAACCAGCAAAAAGTAGAAGAAGCTTTTGCGCCTCAAAGTGTGATTTTGCATTTGGAAGACGATGTAGATATCAGCCGTGGCGATTTGATTGTAAAATCCGACGACCTTCCAAAAATTGAACAGGAATTAGAAGTTCTCGTTTGTTGGATGGGTGACAAACCTTTGAAATCCAGTTCAAAATATCTGATTCAAAATAATACGACGCAAGTCAAAGTGGTTATCAAAGAAATTGACTATAAACTCGATGTCAATACTTTGGAAAAACAAGAAGTTGAGCAAGTTTCCCTAAACGAAATTGTAAAATTAAAATTGAAAACCGCAAAACCTTTGGCTTACGATTCTTACAAAGATTTGGCTTCCAATGGTGGAATTATTTTCATCGATGAATCGAGTTTTGTAACAGTTGGCGCAGGATTGATTCAATAA
- a CDS encoding TSUP family transporter: MTSKISLPVFINASTNKILIVGGGKLASEQLNDLMQNIPDANISVLAKRLSDDIKNLLLENTSVRIINEDFDDSYLEIADLFIVATEDSAQDQLIINKIKERKNLYFAPSLPSDNDFFFRGNNDSQERKSLFIINGEKKWRRIATIFFWAFVVLLIGNIVSFYMGFKDLEVAYQYLNANTDERFFWLFLVGFLAQLIDGALGMGYGVTCTAALLYIGIPLPAISSSIHTAEMFSSGASGFSHYKFGNINKKLFKNILIPGVIGAILGALLLAYFGEKYSGIIKPILATYTFILGIRILFNAFKKNKKRKKTKRVGWLAGAGGFLDSFGGGGWGPLVTSTLISKGKTPRYIIGTVSLTEFFVTFASALTFFSVIGISHWQLITALILGGILAAPIAAKLAGKLPLKAMFIGVGLMVIIWSLNVLLKALHLI, encoded by the coding sequence TTGACATCAAAAATTTCACTTCCGGTTTTCATCAACGCATCGACTAACAAAATCCTGATTGTCGGCGGTGGAAAATTAGCTTCTGAACAGCTCAATGATTTGATGCAGAATATTCCGGATGCTAATATCAGCGTTCTTGCCAAGAGACTTTCTGATGATATCAAAAACCTTTTGCTGGAAAATACGTCGGTCAGGATTATTAATGAGGATTTTGATGATTCATATTTAGAAATTGCAGATTTGTTCATTGTGGCTACAGAAGATTCTGCGCAGGACCAGCTGATAATCAATAAAATCAAAGAGAGAAAAAATTTATATTTCGCTCCGAGTCTTCCTTCGGATAACGATTTTTTCTTTCGGGGGAATAATGATTCGCAAGAGAGAAAATCTCTTTTCATTATTAATGGCGAAAAGAAATGGCGAAGAATCGCAACTATATTTTTCTGGGCATTTGTCGTTTTGCTGATAGGAAATATAGTGTCATTTTATATGGGATTCAAAGATTTAGAAGTTGCTTATCAATATCTAAATGCCAACACAGACGAACGATTTTTCTGGTTGTTTTTGGTCGGATTTTTAGCACAATTGATTGATGGAGCACTGGGAATGGGCTATGGTGTGACTTGTACAGCGGCATTGTTGTATATCGGGATTCCTTTGCCGGCAATCAGCAGTAGTATTCATACAGCAGAAATGTTTTCCAGCGGCGCTTCCGGATTTAGTCACTATAAATTTGGGAATATCAATAAGAAATTATTCAAGAATATTTTGATTCCGGGTGTAATAGGTGCAATTTTAGGAGCATTATTGCTAGCTTATTTCGGAGAAAAATATTCCGGAATTATCAAACCGATTTTAGCCACCTACACCTTCATTCTTGGAATAAGAATTTTGTTTAATGCATTCAAGAAAAATAAAAAACGCAAAAAGACGAAGAGAGTCGGCTGGTTAGCTGGTGCAGGCGGTTTCTTGGATTCCTTTGGAGGTGGCGGTTGGGGACCATTGGTAACATCAACTTTAATTTCAAAAGGAAAAACGCCACGTTACATCATCGGAACTGTGAGCCTTACTGAGTTTTTCGTAACCTTTGCCAGCGCTCTGACATTCTTTTCAGTTATCGGAATCAGCCATTGGCAATTGATTACCGCTTTGATTTTAGGTGGTATTCTTGCAGCTCCAATTGCAGCAAAACTAGCAGGAAAATTACCTTTGAAGGCAATGTTTATCGGAGTAGGATTAATGGTAATTATCTGGAGTCTCAATGTTTTGTTGAAAGCTCTGCATCTTATCTGA
- a CDS encoding TonB-dependent siderophore receptor — protein MRKNVVVLGLITLSVFGYAQEAKTDSLNVRTIEDVKLHKAGNPNKAKTFTTKSNLDVMENPQATAIVTHEIIEQQQAQQLSDVVRNVNGMYITSARGGSQDSFGARGYTFGNENIYKNGSRVNSGIFPEVSGMERVEVLKGSAAILYGNIAPGGILNMITKKPLFKEGGTIAASVGSWNNYKTAIDYYDSLSRTAAFRVNGAYENKESFRNGVTGEKYYFNPSFLFNLSDKTQLIVEGDYLKQEFTPDFGIGTLVLVPKTSKSIINNLLGIKENPGISWQNQINQMATSTVTLNHSFNQKWALNAVASYQNYTRDFFGGERMQWMYDTTKSDYYWERTAAKNYQEQNYASVQINLNGEFNTGRLKHKLLFGGDADYLQADVYTFSYLKNDGIWTPDKDSTVKYGTNGNTEDNKIYLSNEASWASGNVLETKKRDLIRTPTRRIGFYLQDLISVTEKFKVLVGVRWSYLENRPVLTTTYYDHKKSGGQLFSQSAFSPRFGLVYEWNNSFTTFASYSNSFTPNTGNDINNKALPASIIDQWEVGLKKNLLDNTLAFNVTAYQIDNSNLAQTAPFDEYGRVNTNTNIKELTGKTRSQGVEVDITGNPLANLSVIAGYSYNYMTYQKTPNTLNSFIEGERIVRTPLNTANASVFYTFDKYVKGLKIGATAFYTGSRFGGWNNQKDENGNQKTDRMIPLTGFTQVDFSIAYHYKKFLIQGKLANAFNVLNYNVHENYSVNPIMPRNYYMTLTYKL, from the coding sequence ATGAGAAAAAATGTTGTTGTACTAGGTCTTATCACACTATCTGTTTTTGGTTACGCTCAGGAGGCAAAAACTGATTCTTTGAATGTAAGAACCATAGAAGATGTCAAGCTCCATAAAGCAGGAAATCCTAATAAGGCAAAGACATTCACTACCAAGTCCAACCTCGATGTGATGGAAAATCCGCAGGCCACAGCTATTGTGACCCACGAAATCATCGAGCAACAACAAGCACAGCAATTATCAGATGTCGTGAGAAATGTTAACGGAATGTATATTACTTCCGCTAGAGGTGGCTCACAGGACAGTTTTGGAGCAAGAGGCTATACATTTGGTAATGAGAATATTTATAAAAATGGTTCTCGTGTCAACAGCGGTATTTTTCCAGAAGTTTCGGGAATGGAAAGAGTTGAAGTGCTGAAAGGAAGTGCGGCTATTTTATATGGAAATATTGCGCCAGGCGGTATATTGAATATGATTACTAAAAAACCACTCTTTAAAGAAGGCGGAACCATTGCAGCTAGTGTCGGAAGCTGGAACAATTATAAAACAGCAATAGATTATTACGACTCTCTAAGTAGAACAGCGGCTTTTCGTGTTAATGGCGCTTATGAAAACAAGGAGAGTTTCAGAAACGGTGTTACTGGCGAAAAGTATTATTTCAATCCAAGTTTTCTTTTCAACCTATCAGATAAAACACAGTTGATTGTAGAAGGTGATTACTTGAAACAGGAATTCACGCCTGATTTTGGAATCGGAACCTTAGTTCTTGTCCCAAAGACATCCAAGTCTATCATCAACAATTTGCTGGGCATCAAAGAAAACCCAGGCATTAGCTGGCAGAATCAAATCAACCAAATGGCAACGTCTACAGTAACGTTAAATCACTCTTTCAATCAAAAATGGGCGCTGAATGCCGTGGCTTCTTACCAGAATTACACAAGAGACTTTTTTGGAGGCGAAAGAATGCAGTGGATGTATGACACGACAAAGAGTGATTATTACTGGGAAAGAACAGCTGCTAAAAATTATCAGGAACAAAATTATGCTTCCGTACAAATCAATCTTAACGGTGAGTTCAATACAGGACGATTGAAACATAAATTATTATTTGGTGGTGATGCTGATTATCTGCAAGCCGATGTCTATACATTTTCTTATTTGAAAAATGATGGTATCTGGACACCAGATAAAGATTCAACGGTAAAATATGGAACCAATGGTAATACCGAAGACAATAAAATATATCTAAGTAACGAAGCAAGCTGGGCAAGCGGCAATGTTTTGGAAACTAAAAAAAGAGACCTGATAAGAACACCAACGAGAAGAATTGGATTCTATCTTCAGGACTTGATTTCGGTAACAGAAAAATTCAAAGTTCTGGTGGGTGTAAGATGGTCTTATCTAGAGAACAGACCTGTTTTGACGACGACTTATTATGACCATAAAAAATCTGGTGGACAATTATTTTCACAGAGTGCATTTTCTCCTAGATTTGGTCTTGTCTACGAATGGAATAACAGTTTTACAACATTTGCCAGTTATTCTAATTCCTTTACGCCGAATACTGGAAATGACATCAATAACAAAGCTCTTCCAGCATCTATCATTGATCAATGGGAAGTAGGATTGAAGAAGAATCTTTTGGACAACACGTTAGCTTTTAATGTTACTGCTTATCAAATCGACAACAGTAATCTGGCTCAGACAGCACCATTCGATGAATATGGAAGAGTAAACACAAACACCAATATCAAAGAACTGACTGGAAAAACGAGAAGCCAAGGTGTGGAAGTGGACATCACTGGAAATCCTCTTGCCAATCTATCTGTTATAGCAGGCTATTCTTATAATTATATGACTTACCAGAAAACTCCGAATACACTCAACAGCTTTATCGAAGGTGAAAGAATTGTAAGAACGCCTCTCAATACTGCAAACGCTTCTGTATTCTATACTTTTGACAAATATGTGAAAGGTCTTAAAATCGGTGCAACTGCATTTTATACCGGAAGTAGGTTTGGAGGATGGAACAACCAAAAAGATGAGAACGGAAATCAGAAAACAGATAGAATGATTCCATTGACAGGTTTCACTCAAGTAGATTTTAGCATTGCTTATCACTACAAAAAATTCCTTATCCAAGGTAAATTAGCTAACGCATTCAATGTTTTAAATTATAATGTTCACGAGAATTATTCAGTGAATCCGATTATGCCAAGAAACTATTATATGACTTTGACATATAAACTTTAA
- a CDS encoding ABC-F family ATP-binding cassette domain-containing protein, which yields MNYVSAENLSKSYGVKVLFKNISFHVNEGDKIAIVAKNGSGKSTLLKILMGKEIADSGTTVINKDIQVVLFDQEIDFDPKLSVEEFMMTLDSAPILALKKYHHALTSENPDDMEAALAEMEIHKAWDLENEMEQILSQLKITDLKAKMGTLSGGQIKRIALAKLLTETRAEHRHTLLIMDEPTNHLDVEMVEWLENYLSKAKITLLLVTHDRYFLDAVCDKIWEMEDGNLYLHNGSYATYLENKMIREDNLNSTIDKAQNLYRKELEWMRRQPKARTTKSKSRQDDFYETEKIAKTDTRKQALELDFEMKRLGNKILELKNINKSFGEKVLFKDFSYQFQRGEKVGIVGKNGAGKSTLLNIIQGFEPKDSGEIETGETIKFGYFTQKGLQYKEDERVIDFIKEIGENFPLANGKTISASQFLRLFLFDDQTQYSPISKLSGGEKRRLHLMYILYQNPNFLIFDEPTNDLDLPTLTVLENFLQNFQGSLIIVSHDRYFMDRIVGHVLAFEGEGKIKEFVGNFSEYREHLKSEDKNPKAETLKVEKVEAPKEIETPTIATTQPSKKKLSFKEQRELETIEKEMPKLEEKRAEILEQLNNESDYDKISKLSSELETISEKLEEFEMRWLELQE from the coding sequence ATGAATTACGTTTCTGCAGAAAATCTGAGCAAATCTTACGGCGTCAAAGTTTTATTTAAAAATATCAGTTTCCACGTGAACGAAGGTGACAAAATCGCAATTGTTGCCAAAAACGGAAGCGGGAAGTCTACACTTCTGAAAATCCTGATGGGAAAGGAAATCGCGGATAGTGGAACTACGGTTATCAACAAAGATATTCAGGTCGTTTTGTTTGACCAGGAAATTGATTTTGACCCGAAATTGTCTGTCGAGGAATTTATGATGACTTTGGATTCTGCTCCAATTTTAGCTTTGAAAAAATACCATCATGCATTGACTTCTGAAAACCCGGATGATATGGAAGCGGCTTTGGCAGAGATGGAAATCCATAAGGCTTGGGATTTGGAAAACGAAATGGAACAAATCCTTTCTCAGCTTAAAATCACAGATTTGAAAGCGAAAATGGGAACGCTCTCCGGTGGACAAATCAAGAGAATTGCATTGGCAAAACTTTTGACAGAAACCAGAGCTGAACATCGCCATACCTTATTGATTATGGATGAACCGACCAACCACTTGGATGTGGAAATGGTAGAATGGCTGGAAAACTATCTGAGTAAAGCGAAAATTACATTGCTTTTGGTAACGCACGACCGTTATTTTTTAGATGCCGTTTGTGACAAAATATGGGAAATGGAAGACGGAAATCTCTACCTCCACAACGGAAGTTATGCGACTTATCTTGAGAACAAAATGATTCGTGAGGACAATCTGAACTCAACGATTGATAAAGCGCAAAACCTATACAGAAAGGAGCTGGAATGGATGCGTAGACAACCGAAAGCGAGAACTACAAAGTCCAAATCGAGACAAGATGATTTTTACGAAACCGAAAAAATCGCGAAAACCGATACCCGAAAACAAGCTCTAGAATTGGATTTCGAGATGAAAAGATTGGGAAATAAAATTCTTGAATTGAAAAACATCAACAAAAGCTTTGGTGAAAAAGTCCTTTTCAAAGATTTTTCTTATCAATTTCAAAGAGGTGAAAAAGTTGGAATTGTTGGAAAAAATGGTGCTGGAAAGTCCACTTTACTGAATATCATCCAAGGTTTTGAGCCAAAAGATTCAGGAGAAATTGAAACTGGGGAAACGATTAAATTCGGATATTTTACTCAGAAAGGTTTGCAATACAAAGAAGACGAAAGAGTGATTGATTTCATCAAAGAAATTGGAGAAAATTTTCCTTTGGCTAATGGAAAAACCATATCGGCCTCTCAGTTCTTGAGATTATTCTTGTTTGATGACCAGACGCAATATTCTCCGATTTCCAAATTGTCTGGGGGAGAAAAACGTCGTCTGCATTTAATGTATATTCTTTATCAAAATCCGAATTTCCTGATTTTTGATGAGCCCACAAATGATCTGGATTTGCCAACGTTGACAGTTTTAGAAAACTTTTTACAGAATTTTCAAGGCAGTTTGATTATTGTTTCGCACGACCGTTATTTTATGGACAGAATTGTGGGTCACGTTTTGGCCTTTGAAGGTGAAGGAAAAATCAAAGAGTTTGTCGGGAATTTTTCTGAATATCGTGAACATTTGAAATCAGAGGATAAAAATCCAAAAGCAGAAACTCTGAAAGTTGAAAAGGTTGAAGCTCCGAAAGAAATAGAAACGCCTACTATTGCTACAACTCAACCAAGTAAAAAGAAATTATCTTTCAAAGAGCAACGTGAGCTGGAAACTATCGAGAAAGAAATGCCAAAATTGGAAGAAAAAAGAGCTGAGATTCTAGAGCAACTCAACAACGAATCTGATTACGATAAAATCTCAAAACTATCTTCGGAACTTGAAACAATATCAGAAAAACTTGAAGAATTTGAAATGCGTTGGTTGGAGCTTCAGGAATAA
- a CDS encoding carboxypeptidase-like regulatory domain-containing protein — MKKLNFLFVFFIYVVSQAQLISGTVLSKGDNQPIPYAKIGILNSNYGVQADENGKFEIQLEKVSKDKELIVVVGGYKQFRSSVEDFVKSNPHNIYLYEKVTNIQEVVLTPQNYKEKNLGVNAKSKSLMFTPNMEKGNSVVEETAVEFSSNKRLKINKINMNFSRFESTMPIKVRYTIYDEKDGKPNNLILENDIIATIGKENLKDSTFSLDVSKESIWLEGKFFVGIQFIGQSNGKVALSGALFRSGYYRSFYGNWEKIGMAAPAINIDVKVKK; from the coding sequence ATGAAAAAACTCAACTTTCTTTTCGTATTTTTTATTTACGTAGTTTCTCAAGCGCAACTTATTTCAGGAACAGTTTTATCCAAAGGTGACAATCAACCAATTCCTTATGCTAAAATCGGAATCCTGAATAGTAATTATGGTGTTCAGGCGGATGAAAACGGAAAATTCGAAATTCAGTTGGAGAAAGTCAGTAAAGACAAAGAGCTGATAGTTGTTGTGGGCGGATACAAACAGTTCAGAAGCTCTGTAGAAGACTTCGTCAAAAGCAATCCTCACAATATTTATTTGTACGAAAAGGTAACCAATATCCAGGAAGTTGTGTTGACGCCTCAAAATTATAAAGAGAAAAATCTAGGAGTCAACGCTAAATCAAAATCCTTAATGTTCACGCCAAATATGGAGAAAGGGAATTCGGTGGTAGAGGAAACTGCGGTAGAGTTCAGTTCCAACAAGCGATTGAAAATTAATAAAATCAATATGAATTTTTCCAGATTCGAATCCACGATGCCTATCAAAGTCCGTTACACGATTTACGATGAAAAAGATGGAAAACCGAATAATCTGATTTTGGAAAATGATATTATAGCCACAATTGGAAAAGAAAATTTGAAGGATTCTACATTTTCTCTGGATGTTAGCAAAGAATCGATTTGGTTGGAGGGCAAGTTCTTCGTAGGAATTCAATTCATCGGACAATCCAATGGGAAAGTGGCTTTGAGTGGTGCTTTGTTCAGGTCAGGGTACTACCGTTCTTTCTATGGAAATTGGGAAAAAATTGGTATGGCAGCACCAGCTATCAATATTGATGTGAAAGTTAAAAAGTAG
- a CDS encoding alpha/beta fold hydrolase, which yields MKKIISLLILFVSTISFAQVYDFGKNPEAGKVLHLKDADIYYEVYGKGEPLFLLHGNGGSIDAFSKEIPELSKHFTVVAMDTRAQGKSTDISKEPLTYIKFADDVKALADELKFKKINILGWSDGGNTGIEFAIKYPKMANKIITSGANVFPNGVGENEVENMKKDADKMKVENKPERDIRLLQLMIDEPKITKKQLNKIKAKVFVVAGENDLILRSHTEYIAKEIPNSKLKIFKGASHGVPVERAEELSKDVIEFIKK from the coding sequence ATGAAAAAAATAATTTCTTTATTAATTCTGTTTGTTTCCACAATATCTTTTGCTCAGGTTTATGATTTTGGTAAAAATCCGGAAGCCGGTAAAGTTCTTCATTTGAAAGACGCAGATATTTATTATGAAGTTTACGGAAAAGGTGAACCACTCTTCTTGCTACACGGCAATGGCGGAAGCATTGATGCTTTTTCCAAAGAAATTCCGGAGCTTTCCAAACATTTTACGGTTGTTGCGATGGACACAAGAGCTCAGGGAAAAAGTACAGACATTTCTAAAGAACCTTTAACTTACATAAAATTTGCAGATGATGTGAAAGCGTTAGCAGACGAATTGAAATTCAAAAAAATTAATATTCTCGGTTGGAGCGACGGCGGAAATACCGGAATTGAGTTCGCTATCAAATATCCGAAAATGGCCAATAAAATCATCACAAGTGGTGCTAATGTTTTTCCTAATGGAGTTGGTGAAAATGAAGTGGAAAATATGAAAAAGGATGCTGATAAAATGAAAGTGGAAAACAAACCAGAACGTGATATCAGATTACTTCAATTGATGATTGATGAACCAAAAATCACCAAAAAACAACTCAATAAAATCAAAGCGAAAGTTTTTGTTGTGGCTGGAGAAAATGATTTAATTCTCCGTTCTCACACCGAATATATCGCAAAAGAAATCCCAAACTCTAAACTAAAAATCTTCAAAGGTGCTTCTCACGGCGTTCCTGTTGAAAGAGCAGAGGAGTTGAGTAAAGATGTGATTGAGTTTATTAAGAAGTAA
- a CDS encoding GH25 family lysozyme — MAKANLSTKKKIHQKRKGVFMKKRWILLIILCISLLGTGYYLRQKINYYFAYYLGKHFEHKKLSNTEAEATRIEKITGLYANQTFGFDISHYQRKEDIQWDSLSIGNRTIPLKFVVLRASMGNRKLDKNFDHFWETAKKHNLIRGAYHFYRPDEDPVMQANSFLSVAKLESGDLPPILDIEKNPRKKTKEQLISDLKVWIKIMEDTYGEKPIIYTYYHYYKDYLEGEFDEYPLWLANYNDVPTPSPDDEWQFWQFSENGIVYGINSKVDLDIYNGNLWSLKMLTID, encoded by the coding sequence ATGGCAAAGGCAAATCTCAGTACAAAGAAGAAAATTCATCAAAAAAGGAAAGGCGTTTTTATGAAAAAACGTTGGATTCTTTTGATTATACTTTGTATTTCTTTGCTGGGAACAGGATATTATCTAAGACAAAAAATCAATTATTACTTCGCTTACTATCTTGGAAAGCACTTTGAACACAAAAAACTTTCGAATACCGAAGCAGAAGCTACAAGAATTGAAAAAATTACTGGACTTTATGCCAACCAAACTTTTGGTTTTGATATTTCTCATTATCAAAGAAAAGAAGATATCCAATGGGACAGCTTGAGTATTGGAAACAGAACAATTCCTCTGAAATTTGTGGTTCTAAGGGCAAGTATGGGAAACCGAAAACTAGATAAAAACTTCGATCATTTTTGGGAAACTGCCAAAAAACACAATTTGATTCGTGGTGCTTATCATTTTTACCGTCCTGATGAAGATCCTGTGATGCAGGCTAATTCTTTTCTTTCTGTTGCGAAGTTAGAATCCGGCGACCTTCCTCCAATTCTTGACATTGAGAAAAATCCCAGAAAAAAGACTAAAGAACAATTGATTTCTGACCTCAAAGTCTGGATAAAAATAATGGAAGACACGTACGGCGAAAAACCGATTATCTACACTTACTATCATTATTACAAGGATTATCTGGAAGGCGAATTTGATGAATATCCACTTTGGTTAGCCAATTACAATGATGTTCCGACGCCTTCACCAGATGATGAATGGCAATTCTGGCAATTTTCAGAAAACGGAATTGTTTACGGAATTAATTCAAAAGTAGATTTGGATATTTATAATGGGAATCTTTGGTCGTTGAAAATGTTGACGATTGATTAG
- a CDS encoding LolA family protein translates to MKKLILTFALSVATVANLSAQTAKQVIDNYVTALGGKQKLESVKTLSMKNTISVMGMEMEGKTVKKDNKFKSTQSMMGQEMSQVFDGEKGFANQMGQKIDFPADQVAKLKDAKLMDALGLNPEKMKTVEKKQIDGKDYIILSSDDSKYYFDAKTNLLWKTEGDKGTMIISKYADIDGIKFVEEMSIDAAGQQVSVKNSDIKINQPVSDDEFK, encoded by the coding sequence ATGAAAAAATTGATTTTGACATTTGCTCTTTCTGTTGCGACAGTAGCAAATCTTTCTGCTCAGACAGCTAAGCAAGTGATTGATAATTATGTAACTGCTTTGGGCGGGAAACAAAAATTAGAATCTGTAAAAACACTTTCTATGAAAAATACCATCAGTGTGATGGGAATGGAAATGGAAGGTAAGACAGTAAAAAAAGATAACAAATTCAAGTCTACGCAAAGCATGATGGGGCAGGAGATGTCTCAGGTTTTTGACGGAGAAAAGGGTTTTGCTAACCAAATGGGACAAAAAATAGATTTCCCTGCTGACCAAGTTGCAAAATTGAAAGATGCAAAATTGATGGATGCACTTGGGCTGAATCCTGAGAAAATGAAAACTGTTGAAAAAAAGCAAATCGATGGAAAAGATTATATCATTTTGTCTTCTGATGACAGCAAGTATTACTTTGATGCAAAAACCAATTTGCTTTGGAAAACAGAAGGCGATAAAGGAACAATGATTATTTCAAAATATGCAGATATTGACGGAATCAAATTTGTGGAAGAAATGTCTATTGATGCAGCCGGACAACAGGTTTCGGTGAAAAATTCTGATATCAAAATCAATCAGCCGGTTTCTGATGACGAATTCAAATAA
- a CDS encoding DUF3109 family protein, with protein sequence MIQIDDKLISEDVFAESFVCNLAKCKGVCCVDGDTGAPLDKDELPILDEIFPKIKSYLRPEGVKAIEEQGTWVIDPYDGGYVTTLVNGSECAYVIFDEKGTTKCGIEKAYEDGVVDWKKPISCHLYPIRVNDYKTFVALNYHEWEICNDACTLGKELQVRIYQFLKEPLIRKYGEDFYKTLCEAAEEWEKEYNS encoded by the coding sequence ATGATTCAGATAGATGATAAATTAATTTCAGAAGATGTTTTCGCAGAAAGTTTTGTCTGCAATCTTGCCAAATGTAAAGGTGTTTGTTGTGTAGATGGAGACACAGGTGCCCCTTTAGATAAGGATGAATTGCCAATTCTTGACGAAATTTTTCCGAAAATCAAATCTTATCTAAGACCAGAAGGCGTGAAAGCTATCGAGGAACAAGGAACTTGGGTGATTGATCCTTATGATGGTGGCTATGTAACGACTTTGGTCAACGGCAGCGAATGTGCTTATGTGATTTTTGACGAAAAAGGAACCACAAAATGTGGCATTGAAAAAGCTTATGAAGACGGCGTTGTGGATTGGAAAAAACCAATTTCTTGTCATCTTTATCCAATACGTGTGAACGATTACAAAACTTTTGTTGCTTTGAATTATCACGAATGGGAAATCTGTAATGATGCTTGTACTTTAGGAAAAGAATTACAGGTTAGAATTTATCAATTCCTGAAAGAGCCGCTCATTAGAAAATACGGAGAAGATTTTTATAAAACACTTTGTGAAGCTGCCGAAGAATGGGAAAAAGAATATAATTCTTAA